A region from the Stutzerimonas stutzeri genome encodes:
- a CDS encoding acyl-CoA dehydrogenase family protein produces the protein MDFKLTEEQQMLQDTAARLVRDAYPFEQREKFSESELGFSAEFWAQLGELGLTAVPFSEEIGGFGGGGVETMLVMTELGRGLTLEPYLQSVIFGGGLLNQLGSDAHKEDLLPQVAAGSLQLAVALDEPQSHYNLNDVQTKAEAVDGGYRLSGRKAVVIGGHSAGKIIISARTAGNSRDEAGISLFLIDPSAQGVSRRVYPTIDGRKGCELFLDDVQVGADALLGEVGNALPALRYQQGRAIAAQCADALGSMDEACKLTLDYLKTRKQFGVPIGKFQVLQHRMVDMQTELEQATSMAILAATFADGEDNDDRRRIIAAAKYICARAARKVAEEAIQLHGGIGMTWEYNLAHHAKRLVMIAHQFGDDDHHLKAYAKLMQVA, from the coding sequence ATGGACTTCAAACTGACTGAAGAGCAGCAAATGCTGCAAGACACCGCGGCGCGTCTGGTGCGCGACGCCTACCCGTTCGAGCAGCGCGAGAAATTCAGCGAGTCGGAGCTGGGCTTTTCCGCCGAGTTCTGGGCGCAGCTGGGCGAGCTGGGCCTGACCGCCGTGCCGTTCTCCGAAGAAATTGGCGGCTTTGGCGGCGGCGGTGTGGAAACCATGCTGGTGATGACCGAGCTGGGGCGCGGCCTGACGCTGGAGCCTTACCTGCAATCGGTGATCTTCGGCGGCGGGTTGCTCAATCAGCTGGGCAGCGACGCGCATAAAGAAGATCTGCTGCCCCAGGTGGCGGCCGGTTCGCTGCAGCTGGCGGTCGCGCTCGACGAGCCACAGAGCCATTACAACCTCAACGACGTGCAGACCAAAGCCGAGGCGGTGGACGGCGGCTATCGTCTTTCTGGTCGCAAGGCTGTGGTGATTGGCGGGCACAGCGCCGGGAAGATCATCATCTCCGCGCGTACTGCCGGTAACAGCCGCGACGAGGCCGGCATCAGCCTGTTCCTTATCGATCCGAGTGCTCAGGGCGTGAGCCGTCGCGTGTACCCGACCATCGATGGGCGCAAGGGCTGCGAGCTGTTCCTCGACGACGTGCAGGTCGGCGCCGATGCGCTGCTCGGCGAAGTCGGCAACGCGCTCCCGGCGCTGCGTTATCAGCAGGGCCGCGCCATCGCCGCGCAGTGTGCCGATGCGCTGGGCAGCATGGATGAAGCCTGCAAGCTGACCCTGGACTACCTGAAGACGCGCAAGCAGTTCGGCGTGCCGATCGGCAAGTTCCAGGTCCTGCAGCATCGCATGGTGGACATGCAGACCGAGCTGGAACAGGCCACCAGCATGGCGATCCTCGCCGCCACCTTTGCCGATGGTGAAGACAACGACGACCGCCGCCGCATCATCGCCGCCGCCAAATACATCTGCGCCCGCGCTGCGCGCAAGGTGGCCGAGGAGGCGATCCAGCTGCACGGCGGCATCGGCATGACGTGGGAATACAACCTCGCCCACCACGCCAAGCGCCTGGTGATGATCGCCCACCAGTTCGGTGACGATGACCACCACCTGAAGGCGTACGCGAAGTTGATGCAGGTGGCGTGA
- a CDS encoding acyl-CoA dehydrogenase family protein, with translation MNVNYTAEELAFRDEVRAFLTNELPADIAAKVKLGKHMSKEDHQRWQQILVKRGWYAPGWPVELGGTTWGPVEKHIFDEECAAFGAPRSVPFGVNMVAPVIIKFGTQQQKDYYLPRILSGEDWWCQGYSEPGAGSDLASLKTRAVRDGDHYVVNGQKTWTTLGQHANMIFCLVRTDPEAQQQRGISFLLIDMSTPGISVRPIITLDGDHEVNEVFFDNVRVPVENLVGEENQGWTCAKYLLTHERTGLAGIGASKAALAHLKRIAMKEVCDGKPMLEDPLFRAQVAEVEMQLMAIEMSTLRILAAAKEGGVPGAESSILKVKGTEIRQAITSLLRKVIGPYALPFLEEELQLDYDGQLLHADYSASLAGDYFNMRKLSIFGGSNEIQKNIVSKMILEL, from the coding sequence ATGAACGTCAACTACACGGCCGAAGAGCTCGCCTTCCGCGATGAAGTGCGCGCCTTCCTCACCAACGAGCTGCCCGCGGACATCGCCGCCAAGGTCAAGCTCGGCAAGCACATGTCCAAGGAAGACCACCAGCGCTGGCAGCAGATCCTGGTCAAGCGCGGCTGGTACGCGCCGGGTTGGCCGGTGGAGCTGGGCGGCACCACCTGGGGCCCGGTCGAGAAGCACATCTTCGACGAGGAATGCGCCGCCTTTGGCGCGCCGCGCAGCGTGCCCTTCGGCGTCAACATGGTCGCCCCGGTGATCATCAAGTTCGGCACCCAGCAGCAGAAGGACTATTACCTGCCGCGCATCCTTTCCGGTGAAGACTGGTGGTGCCAGGGCTATTCCGAGCCGGGCGCCGGCTCCGACCTGGCCAGCCTGAAGACCCGCGCCGTGCGTGACGGCGACCACTATGTGGTCAACGGCCAGAAGACCTGGACCACGTTGGGCCAGCACGCCAACATGATTTTCTGCCTGGTGCGTACCGACCCTGAAGCCCAGCAGCAGCGCGGCATCAGCTTCCTGTTGATCGACATGAGCACGCCGGGCATCAGCGTGCGGCCGATCATCACCCTGGACGGCGACCACGAGGTCAACGAAGTCTTCTTCGACAACGTCCGCGTACCGGTGGAAAACCTCGTCGGCGAGGAAAACCAGGGCTGGACCTGCGCCAAGTACCTGCTGACCCACGAGCGCACCGGCCTGGCCGGCATCGGCGCCTCCAAGGCGGCGCTGGCGCACCTCAAGCGCATCGCCATGAAGGAAGTCTGCGACGGCAAGCCGATGCTCGAAGACCCGCTGTTCCGCGCCCAGGTCGCGGAGGTGGAAATGCAGCTGATGGCCATCGAGATGAGCACCCTGCGCATCCTCGCCGCGGCGAAGGAGGGCGGCGTGCCCGGTGCCGAGTCCTCGATCCTCAAGGTCAAGGGCACCGAAATCCGCCAGGCCATCACCAGCCTGCTGCGCAAGGTGATCGGCCCCTACGCGCTGCCGTTCCTCGAAGAAGAACTGCAACTGGACTACGACGGCCAGCTCTTGCACGCCGACTACAGCGCGTCGCTGGCCGGTGATTACTTCAACATGCGCAAGCTGTCGATCTTCGGCGGCTCCAACGAAATCCAGAAGAACATCGTCTCGAAGATGATTCTCGAGCTGTAA
- a CDS encoding 3-hydroxyacyl-CoA dehydrogenase NAD-binding domain-containing protein, protein MTDVVRLELQGEIALITVNNPPVNALGHAVREGLLQAFQSAEANSQVRAVVLVCEGNTFIAGADIKEFGNPPQAPSLPEVIEVIEGGSKPSVAVIHGTALGGGLEVALGCHYRIARKDAKVGLPEVKLGLLPGAGGTQRLPRLAGVAKALDMIVSGTPIGAAEAVEHNIVDELFDGELAEAGIGFARRLLNADRGPRRSGEQTFGLEGADNEALIRAKHAEVAKRMPGLFSPLRCIAAVEAATQLPLAEGLKRERELFAECLNSPQRGALIHSFFAERQASKINNLPADVKPRAINTAAVIGGGTMGVGIALCFANAGVPVKLLEINEEALQRGLQRARDTYAASVKRGSLTEDAMEKRLTLVEGVTEYAALADVDVVVEAVFEEMGVKQQVFEQLDAVCKPGAILASNTSSLDLNAIAAFTKRPEDVVGLHFFSPANVMRLLEVVRGEKTSHEVLATAMAIGKKLKKVSVVVGVCDGFVGNRMVFQYGREAEFLLEEGATPQQVDGALRNFGMAMGPFAMRDLSGLDIGQAIRKRQRATLPAHLDFPTVSDKLCAAGMLGQKTGAGYYRYEPGNRTPLENPELAPMLEAASREKGIERKALDEQYIIERTIYALVNEGAKILEEGIAQRSSDIDIIYLNGYGFPAFRGGPMFYADSVGLDKVLARVKELHARCGDWWKPAPLLEKLAAEGRTFTEWQAGQ, encoded by the coding sequence ATGACGGATGTCGTACGGCTCGAACTTCAGGGCGAGATCGCTCTGATCACGGTCAACAACCCACCGGTCAATGCACTTGGCCATGCCGTGCGCGAAGGCCTGCTGCAGGCCTTTCAGAGCGCCGAGGCGAATTCGCAGGTGCGCGCCGTGGTGCTGGTCTGCGAGGGCAATACCTTTATTGCCGGCGCCGACATCAAGGAGTTTGGCAATCCGCCGCAGGCACCGAGCCTGCCGGAGGTGATCGAGGTCATCGAGGGCGGCAGCAAGCCGAGCGTCGCCGTCATTCATGGCACTGCGCTGGGTGGCGGGTTGGAAGTCGCGCTGGGCTGCCATTACCGTATCGCCCGCAAGGATGCCAAGGTCGGGCTGCCGGAAGTGAAGCTGGGCCTGCTGCCCGGCGCCGGCGGTACCCAGCGGCTGCCGCGGTTGGCGGGCGTCGCCAAGGCGCTGGACATGATCGTCAGCGGCACGCCGATCGGCGCGGCTGAGGCCGTCGAGCACAACATCGTCGATGAGCTGTTCGACGGCGAGCTGGCCGAGGCGGGTATCGGCTTTGCGCGCCGCCTGCTCAATGCCGACCGCGGCCCGCGTCGCAGCGGCGAGCAAACGTTCGGCCTGGAAGGCGCCGACAACGAGGCGCTGATCCGCGCCAAGCATGCCGAAGTCGCCAAGCGCATGCCCGGGCTGTTCTCGCCGCTGCGCTGCATTGCGGCAGTCGAAGCGGCGACCCAGCTGCCACTGGCCGAAGGCCTGAAGCGCGAGCGCGAGCTGTTCGCCGAATGCCTGAACTCGCCGCAACGTGGCGCGCTGATCCATTCCTTCTTCGCCGAACGCCAGGCGAGCAAGATCAACAATCTGCCGGCCGATGTGAAGCCGCGGGCGATCAACACCGCTGCGGTGATAGGCGGCGGCACCATGGGCGTTGGCATCGCCCTCTGCTTCGCCAACGCCGGTGTGCCGGTGAAGCTGCTGGAAATCAACGAAGAAGCGCTGCAGCGCGGCTTGCAGCGGGCCCGCGATACCTACGCGGCCAGCGTCAAACGGGGCAGTCTCACCGAGGACGCGATGGAAAAGCGCCTCACGCTGGTCGAAGGCGTCACCGAATACGCTGCGCTGGCCGACGTTGACGTGGTGGTCGAGGCGGTATTCGAAGAGATGGGCGTCAAGCAGCAGGTGTTCGAGCAGCTGGACGCGGTGTGCAAGCCCGGTGCGATCCTCGCGTCCAACACGTCATCCCTAGATCTGAACGCCATCGCCGCCTTCACCAAGCGCCCGGAAGACGTGGTGGGCCTGCACTTCTTCAGCCCGGCCAATGTGATGCGGCTGCTGGAAGTGGTGCGCGGCGAGAAGACCAGCCACGAGGTGCTCGCCACCGCCATGGCCATCGGCAAGAAATTGAAGAAGGTCTCGGTGGTGGTCGGCGTCTGCGATGGCTTCGTCGGCAACCGTATGGTCTTCCAGTACGGCCGCGAGGCGGAATTCCTCTTGGAGGAAGGCGCCACGCCGCAGCAGGTCGACGGCGCGCTACGCAACTTCGGCATGGCCATGGGCCCCTTCGCCATGCGTGATCTGTCCGGCCTCGACATCGGCCAGGCGATCCGCAAGCGCCAGCGCGCGACGCTGCCGGCGCATCTGGATTTCCCGACCGTTTCCGACAAGCTCTGCGCCGCCGGCATGCTCGGGCAGAAGACCGGCGCCGGCTACTACCGCTACGAGCCGGGCAACCGCACGCCGCTGGAGAACCCTGAGCTGGCGCCTATGCTGGAAGCTGCGTCGCGGGAAAAGGGCATCGAGCGAAAGGCGCTGGACGAGCAATACATCATCGAGCGGACCATTTATGCGCTGGTCAACGAGGGCGCGAAGATCCTTGAAGAAGGCATCGCCCAGCGCTCCAGCGACATCGACATCATTTACCTGAACGGCTATGGCTTCCCTGCCTTCCGTGGCGGCCCGATGTTCTATGCCGACAGCGTCGGCCTGGACAAGGTGCTAGCGCGGGTCAAGGAGCTGCACGCACGTTGCGGCGACTGGTGGAAGCCAGCGCCGCTGCTGGAAAAACTGGCCGCCGAAGGCCGCACCTTCACCGAATGGCAGGCCGGGCAATGA
- the gabD gene encoding NADP-dependent succinate-semialdehyde dehydrogenase — translation MQLKDTSLFRQQAYIDGAWQDADSGQTIKVNNPASNEILGTVPKMGAAETRRAIEAAERALPAWRDLTAKERSQKLRRWFELMMENQDDLGRLMTLEQGKPLAESKGEIAYAASFIEWFAEEAKRIYGDTIPGHQKDKRIIVIKQPIGVTAAITPWNFPAAMITRKAGPALAAGCTMVLKPASQTPFSALALAELAERAGIPKGVFSVITGSAGDIGDELTANPTVRKITFTGSTEVGAKLMAQCAPGIKKVSLELGGNAPFLVFDDADLDEAVKGAMQSKYRNAGQTCVCVNRIYVQNGVYDEFAKKFQAAVEKLKVGNGLEEGTDIGPLIDDRAAAKVREHIEDAVANGAQVVTGGKAHQMGGSYFEPTLMVNVPHNAKVAKEETFGPLAPLFRFEDEAEGIALANDTEFGLAAYFYARDLGRVFRVAEAIESGMIGINTGMISTEVAPFGGVKSSGLGREGSKYGIEDYLEIKYLCLGL, via the coding sequence ATGCAACTCAAAGACACTTCGCTGTTCCGCCAGCAGGCCTATATCGACGGAGCCTGGCAGGACGCGGACAGCGGCCAGACCATCAAGGTCAACAACCCGGCCAGTAACGAGATTCTCGGTACGGTGCCGAAGATGGGTGCCGCCGAAACCCGTCGCGCCATCGAGGCGGCCGAGCGTGCGCTGCCGGCCTGGCGTGACCTGACCGCCAAGGAGCGTTCGCAGAAGCTGCGCCGCTGGTTCGAACTGATGATGGAGAACCAGGACGATCTGGGTCGGCTGATGACGCTGGAGCAGGGCAAGCCGCTGGCCGAGTCCAAGGGCGAGATCGCCTATGCCGCATCCTTTATCGAGTGGTTCGCCGAAGAGGCCAAGCGCATCTATGGCGACACCATTCCGGGACATCAGAAAGACAAGCGCATCATCGTCATCAAGCAGCCGATCGGTGTCACCGCCGCCATCACGCCGTGGAATTTCCCGGCGGCGATGATCACTCGCAAGGCCGGCCCGGCGTTGGCGGCCGGTTGCACCATGGTGCTCAAGCCGGCGAGCCAGACGCCGTTCTCCGCGCTGGCCCTGGCCGAGCTGGCCGAGCGAGCCGGGATTCCCAAGGGCGTGTTCAGCGTGATCACCGGTTCGGCCGGCGACATCGGCGACGAGCTGACCGCCAACCCGACCGTACGCAAGATCACCTTCACCGGCTCCACCGAAGTCGGCGCCAAGCTAATGGCTCAGTGCGCACCGGGGATCAAGAAGGTTTCGCTGGAGCTGGGCGGCAACGCGCCGTTCCTGGTGTTCGACGATGCCGATCTCGACGAGGCGGTGAAAGGCGCCATGCAGTCCAAGTACCGCAACGCTGGCCAGACCTGCGTCTGCGTCAACCGCATCTATGTGCAGAACGGCGTCTACGACGAGTTCGCCAAGAAATTCCAGGCGGCGGTGGAGAAGCTGAAAGTCGGCAATGGCCTGGAAGAGGGCACCGACATCGGCCCGCTGATCGACGACCGCGCGGCGGCCAAGGTCAGAGAGCACATCGAAGATGCCGTCGCCAACGGCGCGCAAGTGGTCACCGGCGGCAAGGCGCACCAGATGGGCGGCAGCTATTTCGAGCCGACGCTGATGGTCAATGTGCCGCACAACGCCAAGGTGGCCAAGGAGGAGACCTTCGGTCCGCTGGCGCCGCTGTTCCGCTTCGAAGACGAAGCCGAGGGCATCGCCCTGGCCAACGACACCGAGTTCGGCCTGGCCGCGTACTTCTATGCGCGGGACCTGGGTCGCGTGTTCCGCGTGGCCGAGGCCATCGAGTCGGGGATGATCGGCATCAACACCGGGATGATCTCCACCGAGGTGGCACCGTTCGGTGGCGTGAAATCTTCCGGCCTGGGGCGTGAAGGGTCCAAGTACGGCATCGAGGATTACCTGGAGATCAAGTACCTCTGCCTGGGGTTGTAA
- a CDS encoding CitMHS family transporter: MITTLGFLMMLSIIVLILLRRISPVVAFTTIPVAICLLAGFSPQQIGEFIKSGLITVAPTAALFLFAILFFGIMRDRGLFDPLVNLLIRSTGGKPLAVAMVTVLVTAVVHLDGVGAATFLLTIPALLPLYRRLNMSPAMLLCLVGTTAGVGNMVPWGGTTARAAAVSGLDATELWLGLLPVQLVGLGCMLIVAVLLARRAQRNRPVSLGAAATIDFAPTQPEPREHALSPRTLRYWLNVVLTGAILACLFTGIFPLYACFMVGLGIALPLNFVSLDAQAKRLKAHASDALQMVLVMMAAAVLLGVLSGAKMSDGMALALIDILPAGSAQFLHVIIGAFGVPLGMIFSPDAYYFALLPVIRDVSVAAGVPLEAVARAMLIGENTGFAISPVVPSVYLALALAGVELRKHIAFTFFWAWGVSLVMLVFALAIGAVQI; the protein is encoded by the coding sequence ATGATCACGACCCTGGGCTTTCTGATGATGCTCAGCATCATCGTGCTGATTCTGCTGCGCCGGATCAGCCCGGTGGTGGCATTCACCACCATCCCCGTCGCCATCTGCCTGCTGGCCGGCTTCAGCCCGCAGCAGATCGGCGAGTTCATCAAGAGCGGACTGATCACCGTCGCACCGACCGCGGCGTTGTTCCTCTTCGCCATTCTGTTCTTCGGCATCATGCGCGACCGCGGCCTGTTCGATCCGCTGGTCAATCTGCTGATCCGCAGCACCGGCGGCAAGCCGCTGGCGGTAGCCATGGTCACGGTGCTCGTCACCGCCGTGGTGCATCTGGATGGCGTGGGGGCGGCGACCTTTCTGTTGACCATTCCGGCGCTGCTACCGCTGTATCGGCGGCTGAACATGAGCCCGGCGATGCTGTTGTGCCTGGTCGGCACCACCGCCGGGGTCGGCAACATGGTGCCATGGGGCGGCACCACCGCCCGCGCTGCGGCGGTGTCCGGGCTGGATGCCACCGAACTGTGGCTGGGGTTGCTGCCGGTACAGCTGGTCGGCCTGGGCTGCATGTTGATCGTTGCAGTGCTGCTCGCCCGTCGCGCTCAGCGTAACCGGCCGGTGTCACTGGGGGCTGCGGCGACGATCGACTTCGCGCCGACCCAGCCGGAGCCGCGTGAGCATGCGCTGTCGCCCAGGACGCTGCGCTACTGGCTCAACGTGGTCCTGACAGGCGCGATCCTAGCCTGCCTGTTCACCGGTATCTTCCCGCTGTATGCCTGCTTCATGGTCGGCCTGGGCATCGCGCTGCCGCTCAATTTCGTTTCGCTGGATGCCCAGGCAAAGCGCCTCAAGGCCCACGCTTCGGATGCCCTGCAGATGGTGCTGGTGATGATGGCCGCGGCGGTGCTGCTGGGCGTGTTGTCGGGGGCGAAGATGTCCGACGGCATGGCGCTGGCGCTGATCGACATCCTGCCCGCCGGCTCGGCGCAGTTTCTGCACGTGATCATCGGTGCCTTCGGCGTCCCGCTGGGCATGATCTTCTCGCCGGACGCCTATTACTTCGCCCTGCTACCGGTGATCCGCGACGTCTCGGTGGCCGCCGGTGTGCCGCTGGAGGCCGTCGCGCGGGCCATGCTGATCGGTGAAAACACCGGCTTCGCCATCAGCCCGGTGGTCCCGAGCGTCTACCTGGCGCTCGCCCTGGCCGGCGTCGAACTGCGCAAACACATCGCCTTCACCTTCTTCTGGGCCTGGGGCGTGAGCCTGGTCATGCTGGTCTTCGCCCTGGCGATCGGCGCGGTGCAGATCTGA
- a CDS encoding AtuA-related protein — translation MSAFVTLADYAHARAGDKGNILSIAVFPLNDAHYAWLQRELTCERVAEHFATRRPSNVRHYELANLRVLNFVLEDALEGGVNRSPGLDRHGKSLSYLLLSMRLPAPPAG, via the coding sequence ATGAGCGCATTCGTCACCCTGGCCGACTATGCCCACGCCCGTGCCGGCGACAAGGGCAACATCCTCAGCATCGCGGTGTTTCCGCTGAACGACGCGCACTACGCCTGGCTGCAGCGCGAGTTGACCTGCGAGCGCGTCGCCGAGCACTTCGCGACGCGGCGGCCGAGCAACGTTCGCCACTATGAGCTCGCCAACCTGCGGGTACTGAACTTCGTTCTGGAGGATGCGCTGGAAGGGGGCGTCAACCGAAGTCCCGGGCTCGACCGGCACGGCAAGAGCCTGAGCTACCTGCTGCTGTCGATGCGCTTGCCCGCGCCGCCGGCTGGCTGA
- a CDS encoding acyclic terpene utilization AtuA family protein, with amino-acid sequence MTRTIHIGCGAGFANDRPDAALRLAKDLAGRNGQRYLMLELLAERTLAEAQLRKRADPALGYAARLFDFIEPILEICLEHRIPIISNGGAANPQAAARRLRGLLGARHAETRIACVLGDDLLQADAAALEPWLPADLPSAGRVSINIYTGADGITQALEQGAQIVLCGRVADPSLAVGPARHGLGWARDDWTKMAIATVAGHLLECCTQVTGGYFAHPGIKDVPDLANLGCPIVELGEDGSLVITKTRGSGGFVSERTVKEQLLYEVHDPRRYLTPDVVLDLGTACVRQQGENRVEVSGIQGHPQPETLKGLVGLRGLWFGEGEISYAGPAALARARLARDVLLQRFAQLAPQIEPWIDLSGVASLFNDSRGEYLAQRLEHALELEDVRVRVGLMHADRDLIDALLGEVESLYTNGPAGGGGVRRHVSESLTTQSFLIPRDEIETSLEWY; translated from the coding sequence ATGACGAGAACCATCCACATCGGCTGTGGTGCCGGCTTTGCCAATGACCGTCCCGATGCCGCGCTGCGGCTCGCCAAGGATCTGGCCGGTCGCAACGGCCAACGCTACCTGATGCTCGAACTGCTGGCCGAGCGCACCCTGGCCGAAGCGCAGCTACGCAAGCGTGCCGATCCCGCCCTGGGTTACGCCGCGCGACTGTTCGATTTCATCGAGCCGATCCTCGAAATCTGCCTCGAGCACCGCATACCGATCATCTCCAACGGCGGTGCGGCCAACCCCCAGGCTGCCGCGCGGCGACTGCGCGGGTTGCTCGGCGCACGTCACGCCGAGACGCGCATCGCCTGCGTGCTGGGCGACGACCTGTTGCAGGCTGACGCCGCAGCGCTGGAGCCCTGGCTGCCTGCCGATCTGCCGAGCGCAGGACGGGTTTCGATCAATATCTATACCGGCGCCGACGGCATCACGCAGGCGCTCGAACAGGGCGCGCAGATCGTGCTCTGCGGACGCGTTGCCGATCCGTCCCTGGCCGTCGGGCCCGCCCGCCACGGGCTCGGCTGGGCGCGTGATGACTGGACGAAGATGGCCATCGCCACGGTCGCCGGGCATCTGCTGGAATGCTGCACCCAGGTCACCGGTGGCTATTTCGCCCATCCGGGCATCAAGGATGTTCCTGATCTGGCCAACCTCGGCTGCCCCATCGTCGAACTCGGTGAAGACGGCAGCTTGGTGATCACCAAGACCCGCGGCAGCGGCGGCTTCGTCAGCGAGCGCACCGTCAAGGAACAGCTGCTCTATGAGGTCCACGACCCGCGCCGCTACCTGACTCCCGATGTGGTGCTCGACCTGGGCACGGCCTGCGTTCGCCAGCAGGGAGAGAACCGTGTGGAAGTCAGCGGTATTCAGGGGCATCCGCAGCCAGAAACGCTCAAAGGGCTGGTCGGCCTGCGCGGCCTCTGGTTTGGCGAAGGGGAGATTTCCTATGCCGGCCCCGCGGCGCTGGCTCGCGCCCGGCTGGCGCGGGACGTGTTGTTGCAGCGCTTCGCGCAACTGGCACCGCAGATCGAGCCCTGGATCGACCTGTCCGGCGTCGCCAGCCTGTTCAACGACAGTCGTGGCGAATATCTGGCGCAGCGCCTGGAGCACGCGCTGGAGCTGGAGGACGTCCGTGTTCGCGTCGGGCTCATGCACGCGGACCGAGACCTGATCGACGCGCTGCTGGGCGAAGTGGAGTCGCTATACACCAATGGTCCCGCGGGCGGTGGCGGGGTGCGTCGGCATGTCAGCGAAAGCCTTACCACACAAAGCTTTCTGATCCCCCGCGATGAAATCGAAACGTCCCTGGAGTGGTACTGA
- a CDS encoding LysR family transcriptional regulator has product MNVSFRQLRAFVLIAESSSFTRTAELLHLSQPALSYTIRKLEESLGLQLLARNTRMVELTPAGRHFLAQARRMLRDMEDAVRDARETLALTRGSIRLGALPTAAASFLPQAIAAFAQLHPGIEVHLRDGRAGEILGWLQSGEVEAGITSSPAEGLSLNFEPLLDDNLVLLVQEDAKRRSQWQRLPYIALTPDTSIRPLANAALRHLGMQPTPVWEVAHMSSVVALVREGLGFSLLPASCASVFNIERCTTVPIEQPARRSIGLLETRPVSRSPSLTAFMAFLREQLEARV; this is encoded by the coding sequence ATGAACGTCTCGTTCCGTCAGTTGCGTGCATTCGTCCTGATTGCCGAGAGCAGCAGTTTCACTCGCACCGCCGAGCTGCTGCATCTGTCTCAGCCGGCGCTTAGTTACACGATCCGCAAGCTCGAAGAATCGCTCGGTCTGCAGCTGCTGGCGCGCAACACCCGAATGGTCGAGCTGACCCCGGCTGGCCGGCATTTTCTGGCGCAGGCACGGCGGATGCTGCGCGACATGGAAGATGCGGTGCGCGATGCCCGCGAGACGCTGGCGCTGACCCGCGGCAGCATTCGTCTGGGCGCGCTGCCTACCGCCGCGGCGTCATTCCTGCCGCAAGCCATTGCCGCGTTCGCTCAGCTGCATCCGGGTATCGAGGTTCACCTGCGGGACGGCCGCGCTGGCGAGATTCTCGGCTGGTTGCAGAGTGGCGAAGTCGAGGCGGGAATCACGTCGTCGCCCGCCGAGGGCCTGAGCCTGAATTTCGAGCCGCTGCTGGACGATAACCTGGTGTTGCTGGTGCAAGAGGATGCCAAGCGGCGCTCGCAATGGCAGCGCCTGCCCTATATCGCACTCACACCGGACACCAGCATCCGCCCGCTGGCCAACGCCGCGCTCAGGCACCTGGGCATGCAACCGACCCCCGTCTGGGAAGTGGCACACATGAGTTCGGTGGTGGCGCTGGTGCGTGAGGGGCTGGGGTTTTCGCTGCTCCCGGCCAGTTGCGCATCGGTGTTCAATATCGAGCGATGCACCACGGTGCCGATAGAACAACCGGCACGGCGTTCGATTGGCCTGCTGGAAACCCGCCCGGTGTCACGCTCGCCATCGCTGACCGCGTTCATGGCCTTTCTACGCGAGCAGCTGGAAGCCCGGGTTTGA
- a CDS encoding PH domain-containing protein, with translation MIDFNNKGFFKLKQNDEYAERVRSLLLDGEQVIDAYKSMRDGVVFTTQRIIAVNVQGLTGSKKDFTSLPYKNIVAYSVETSGTFDLDSELEIYFSSLGQVKFEFTGKTSIVEISKHISKHVF, from the coding sequence ATGATCGACTTCAACAATAAGGGCTTCTTCAAGCTCAAGCAGAACGACGAATACGCCGAGCGGGTCAGGTCCTTGCTGCTGGACGGTGAGCAAGTCATCGACGCCTACAAGTCGATGCGCGACGGCGTGGTGTTCACCACCCAGCGAATCATCGCGGTCAACGTGCAGGGACTGACCGGCAGCAAAAAGGACTTCACCTCGCTGCCGTACAAGAACATCGTCGCCTATTCGGTGGAAACGTCCGGCACCTTCGACCTGGACTCAGAACTGGAAATCTATTTCTCGTCGCTAGGTCAGGTGAAGTTCGAGTTCACCGGCAAGACCTCGATCGTGGAAATATCCAAGCACATATCGAAGCACGTGTTCTGA
- a CDS encoding response regulator has translation MTSLVGIKVLVVEDEGAVAMLIEEMLEELGCEVVASVARLATALDVARHVEADLAMLDVNLAGQFVFPVAEVLRDRAIPFVFSTGYGASRIPAEFSECHILHKPYSESELRQKITLAASEAKRQKRSLP, from the coding sequence ATGACCTCGCTGGTTGGAATCAAGGTGCTCGTCGTCGAGGACGAGGGCGCCGTCGCGATGCTGATCGAGGAAATGCTGGAAGAGCTCGGTTGTGAAGTTGTCGCGTCAGTGGCACGGCTTGCTACGGCGCTCGATGTGGCGCGACATGTGGAAGCGGACCTGGCGATGTTGGACGTCAACCTGGCCGGCCAGTTCGTCTTTCCTGTCGCTGAAGTCCTTCGCGATCGCGCCATCCCGTTTGTTTTCAGCACCGGATATGGCGCCAGTCGAATACCGGCTGAGTTCAGCGAGTGCCACATACTGCACAAGCCTTATTCGGAATCCGAGCTGCGCCAGAAAATCACGCTGGCCGCATCCGAAGCCAAGCGCCAGAAGCGCTCGTTGCCTTAA